One window of Alkaliphilus metalliredigens QYMF genomic DNA carries:
- a CDS encoding ABC transporter ATP-binding protein — MGDTKFVEIRGVSKTYHTLDEETKALDKLSFDVDRGEIVIIVGPSGCGKSTILSIIAGLMKPSSGEVFINGNQIKSTNKSVGYMFQSDHLFRWRTIMENVLIGLEIQNKVTAQNINRVEKLLDTYGLAEFKNHYPNQLSGGMRQRVALIRTLAIEPELLLLDEPFSALDYQSRLAVSDDIAGIIKKEKKTAIMVTHDIAEAISM; from the coding sequence ATGGGAGATACAAAATTTGTTGAAATTAGAGGTGTATCCAAGACCTATCATACCTTAGACGAGGAAACGAAGGCATTGGATAAGCTATCCTTTGATGTGGATCGTGGTGAAATTGTTATTATTGTAGGTCCCAGCGGTTGTGGTAAGTCTACAATACTGTCTATTATAGCTGGTCTTATGAAACCTAGCTCAGGAGAAGTCTTTATTAATGGAAACCAAATCAAGAGCACCAATAAAAGTGTAGGTTACATGTTTCAAAGCGATCACCTCTTTCGTTGGCGAACAATCATGGAGAATGTATTGATCGGTCTTGAAATCCAAAATAAAGTAACTGCACAAAACATAAATCGCGTTGAGAAGCTCTTAGATACCTATGGCTTGGCTGAATTTAAAAATCATTACCCTAATCAACTTTCCGGTGGTATGCGCCAGAGAGTTGCCTTAATTCGAACCTTAGCAATTGAACCTGAGTTACTTCTATTAGATGAACCCTTTTCAGCTTTAGACTATCAAAGTCGTCTGGCTGTTAGTGACGATATCGCAGGAATTATCAAAAAAGAAAAGAAAACGGCTATTATGGTGACACATGATATAGCAGAAGCTATTTCTATGTAA
- a CDS encoding GntR family transcriptional regulator — MQIAERLAKETTRDYALRILKYNIIMLELKPGSIVSENELATEIGVSRTPVREALIELSKTQIVEIYPQKGSVVSKIRHNLIEEARFLRLVLENAVVELACDYASESDLEILKESIKLQEFYTENYSPDKLLEEDNKFHKYIFEICNKVQTYSLMDSMTAHFDRVRNMSLHTVKDIKIVEDHKKIVSAIENKDKEKAKAFMTKHLSRYQIDKDEIMEKYPDYF; from the coding sequence ATGCAGATAGCAGAGAGGTTAGCAAAAGAGACTACCCGAGATTATGCATTGCGCATTCTGAAATATAACATTATTATGTTGGAATTAAAACCTGGAAGTATTGTCAGTGAGAATGAGCTGGCCACTGAAATAGGTGTGTCTCGTACACCAGTACGAGAGGCTTTGATTGAATTAAGCAAAACACAAATTGTTGAAATTTATCCGCAAAAAGGCAGTGTTGTATCAAAAATACGCCATAATCTAATTGAAGAAGCGCGTTTTTTAAGACTTGTGCTTGAAAATGCCGTGGTAGAACTAGCGTGTGACTATGCCAGTGAAAGTGACCTGGAGATACTAAAAGAAAGTATAAAGTTGCAAGAGTTTTATACTGAGAACTATTCACCGGATAAGCTTTTAGAAGAGGACAATAAGTTTCACAAATATATTTTTGAGATATGCAACAAGGTACAAACATATTCTTTGATGGATAGTATGACTGCACATTTCGATCGAGTTAGAAACATGAGCCTGCATACTGTAAAAGACATTAAGATTGTGGAGGATCATAAAAAAATTGTGAGTGCTATTGAGAATAAAGACAAAGAAAAGGCCAAGGCATTCATGACAAAACATCTCTCCCGATATCAAATTGATAAAGATGAAATTATGGAAAAATATCCTGATTATTTTTAA
- a CDS encoding cold-shock protein — protein MKTGTVKWFNSEKGFGFIEVEGGDDVFVHFSAITGDGFKTLEEGQKVEFNVVEGNRGPQAENVAKL, from the coding sequence ATGAAAACAGGTACAGTAAAATGGTTTAACTCAGAAAAAGGATTTGGATTTATCGAAGTAGAAGGTGGAGATGACGTATTCGTACATTTCTCAGCAATCACTGGAGACGGATTCAAAACATTAGAAGAAGGACAAAAAGTTGAATTCAACGTAGTTGAAGGAAACAGAGGACCTCAAGCTGAGAACGTAGCTAAATTATAG
- a CDS encoding DNA-deoxyinosine glycosylase, protein MGSLSKIESFSPIIDANSHILILGSIPSVQSLQEGKYYGNPRNQFWKIIYEVLGQPFQEDYGKKVQFIKEHGIAIWDVIESCHREGSLDSNIKEERPNDFNTFLKSYPRIKYVLFNGTKAHDTFRRKVGFSFEDKIFHKLPSSSPAHTMKIGNKIEEWKVLLKYTQG, encoded by the coding sequence GTGGGTTCATTGTCTAAAATCGAGTCTTTTAGTCCTATCATTGATGCAAACAGTCATATATTGATATTAGGGTCCATACCAAGTGTACAGTCATTACAGGAAGGTAAATACTATGGTAATCCTAGGAATCAGTTCTGGAAAATCATTTACGAGGTATTGGGACAACCTTTTCAGGAAGACTATGGGAAAAAAGTTCAATTTATTAAGGAACATGGGATTGCCATTTGGGATGTCATCGAATCCTGCCATCGGGAAGGAAGTCTAGACTCAAATATTAAAGAAGAGAGGCCAAATGATTTCAATACATTTTTAAAAAGTTATCCTAGGATAAAATATGTCTTATTTAATGGCACAAAGGCCCATGATACTTTCAGAAGAAAGGTCGGGTTTTCCTTTGAGGATAAGATATTTCACAAGCTTCCCTCTTCAAGTCCAGCCCATACCATGAAAATTGGGAACAAGATAGAAGAATGGAAAGTGTTACTAAAGTACACCCAAGGATAA